One region of Mycolicibacterium lutetiense genomic DNA includes:
- the rsmG gene encoding 16S rRNA (guanine(527)-N(7))-methyltransferase RsmG, translated as MFHVKHGPVPAAPDAAAGVFGDRLEAAERYAAILAGAGVEWGLIGPREVDRLWDRHILNSSALGELLGPDERVGDIGSGAGLPGIPLALARPDIHVTLIEPLLRRSEFLREVVDELGLDVAVVRGRAEDSEVRESVGELDVVTSRAVASLDKLTRWSMPLLRVDGRMLALKGERAEAEIEEHRRVMASLGAVDARVVKCGVNYLNPPVTVVAVRREAARPASRSTGRASGSRGKGRR; from the coding sequence ATGTTTCACGTGAAACATGGACCGGTCCCCGCGGCACCGGACGCCGCGGCGGGGGTCTTCGGAGATCGTCTGGAGGCCGCCGAACGGTACGCGGCAATATTGGCCGGTGCCGGTGTCGAGTGGGGTCTGATTGGTCCGCGGGAAGTGGACCGGCTCTGGGATCGACACATTCTCAACAGCTCCGCTCTCGGGGAGCTTCTGGGCCCCGATGAGCGCGTCGGCGACATCGGCAGCGGCGCCGGCCTCCCGGGGATCCCGTTGGCCCTTGCCCGCCCCGATATCCACGTCACGTTGATCGAACCGCTGCTGCGACGCAGCGAGTTTCTCCGTGAGGTCGTGGATGAATTGGGACTCGATGTCGCAGTGGTTCGCGGTAGGGCCGAAGATTCAGAGGTTCGTGAATCCGTTGGTGAATTGGATGTGGTGACCTCGCGAGCGGTCGCCTCGCTGGACAAGTTGACGCGATGGAGCATGCCGCTGCTTCGCGTCGATGGAAGGATGCTCGCCCTCAAGGGCGAGCGAGCCGAGGCTGAGATCGAAGAGCACCGGCGTGTGATGGCTTCCCTGGGTGCAGTCGATGCCAGGGTGGTGAAATGTGGCGTGAACTATTTGAACCCGCCCGTAACCGTCGTCGCCGTGCGACGCGAGGCGGCGAGACCGGCCAGCCGGTCAACGGGCAGAGCCTCCGGGTCGCGGGGGAAAGGCAGGAGATGA
- a CDS encoding ParA family protein: MGSDRRATAGVGGTPAVSRETVSRETWKNNSGTPWSTDASMDTPIAAEAEQATRVLHTSHGQLPRPARQRVFTIANQKGGVGKTTTAVNVAAALALQGLRTLVIDLDPQGNASTALGIEHRPGTPSSYEVLIGEIPVEEALQQSPHSERLFCIPATIDLAGAEIELVSMVAREGRLRSALAALANHNFDYVFIDCPPSLGLLTINALVAAPEVLIPIQCEYYALEGVGQLLRNIEMVKAHLNPELSVSTVILTMYDGRTKLADQVAEDVREHFGDKVLRTVIPRSVKVSEAPGYGMTILDYDPGSRGALSYLDASREIAERGVPPRA; this comes from the coding sequence ATGGGTTCAGATCGGCGGGCGACCGCTGGCGTGGGTGGTACACCCGCCGTTTCACGTGAAACCGTTTCACGTGAAACATGGAAGAACAACAGCGGCACTCCGTGGTCTACGGACGCCAGTATGGACACCCCGATTGCGGCCGAGGCGGAGCAGGCGACTCGCGTGCTACACACCTCACACGGGCAGCTTCCCCGGCCGGCGCGTCAGCGTGTGTTCACGATCGCCAACCAGAAGGGCGGCGTCGGCAAGACGACCACGGCGGTGAACGTCGCTGCGGCACTCGCGCTGCAGGGGCTGCGGACGTTGGTGATCGATCTCGACCCGCAGGGCAACGCCAGCACGGCGTTGGGTATCGAGCATCGTCCCGGGACCCCGTCCTCCTACGAGGTGCTCATCGGAGAGATCCCGGTGGAGGAAGCGCTTCAGCAGAGCCCGCACAGCGAGCGGTTGTTCTGCATTCCCGCGACGATCGACCTGGCGGGTGCAGAGATCGAATTGGTCAGCATGGTGGCTCGTGAGGGTCGGCTGCGGTCGGCGCTCGCGGCATTGGCGAACCACAACTTCGACTACGTCTTCATCGACTGCCCGCCGTCCCTGGGGTTGCTGACCATCAACGCTCTGGTGGCCGCACCCGAGGTGCTCATCCCGATTCAGTGCGAGTACTACGCGCTGGAAGGTGTGGGACAGCTGCTGCGCAACATCGAGATGGTGAAGGCGCACCTCAACCCGGAGCTGTCGGTGTCCACCGTGATACTGACGATGTACGACGGGCGGACCAAGCTGGCGGATCAGGTCGCCGAGGATGTGCGGGAGCACTTCGGCGACAAGGTGTTGCGCACGGTCATCCCGCGGAGCGTGAAGGTGTCGGAAGCCCCCGGGTACGGGATGACGATTCTCGATTACGATCCGGGATCCCGCGGTGCGTTGAGCTACCTCGACGCGAGCCGTGAGATCGCAGAGCGCGGCGTACCGCCCCGCGCGTAG
- a CDS encoding ParB/RepB/Spo0J family partition protein, which translates to MNQPARKRSGLGRGLAALIPTGPAEDGTDVLSPKIGASAADVLLGPSPGPGDSATTSPARDGFDPVLASDAGATYREIDPSLIQPNPRQPRQVFDEEALSELVHSIREFGLMQPIVVRAVEENGESHYQLVMGERRWRAAQQAGLEAIPAIVRETGDDNMLRDALLENIHRVQLNPLEEAAAYQQLLEEFDVTHDELAARIGRSRPLISNMIRLLRLPIAVQRRVAAGVLSAGHARALLALEGGAEKQEELAARIIAEGMSVRATEEAVTLANREGNTAPPAPRRKPIQMPGLQDVAEKLSSAFDTRVTVSLGKRKGKIVVEFGSVDDLQRIVEIMSAEEH; encoded by the coding sequence ATGAATCAGCCGGCACGGAAGCGGAGTGGCTTGGGCAGGGGACTGGCAGCGCTCATTCCGACCGGTCCCGCTGAGGACGGCACCGACGTCCTGAGCCCCAAGATCGGCGCATCCGCAGCCGACGTTCTGCTCGGGCCCTCGCCCGGACCGGGCGACTCGGCCACGACGTCCCCTGCCCGCGACGGTTTCGACCCGGTCCTCGCCAGCGATGCCGGCGCGACGTACCGCGAGATCGATCCCAGCCTGATCCAGCCGAATCCGCGTCAGCCGCGCCAGGTGTTCGACGAGGAGGCGCTGAGCGAGCTGGTGCATTCCATCCGCGAATTCGGATTGATGCAGCCGATTGTCGTCCGCGCCGTCGAGGAGAACGGCGAATCCCACTACCAGTTGGTGATGGGGGAGCGACGCTGGAGAGCTGCCCAGCAAGCCGGTCTGGAGGCCATCCCGGCGATCGTCCGCGAGACCGGTGACGACAACATGTTGCGCGATGCGCTGCTGGAGAACATCCACCGGGTACAGCTCAACCCGCTGGAAGAGGCCGCGGCCTACCAACAGCTACTCGAGGAATTCGACGTCACCCACGATGAACTTGCCGCCCGGATCGGTCGATCCCGGCCATTGATCTCGAACATGATCCGCCTGCTGCGCCTTCCGATCGCCGTGCAGCGGCGGGTCGCGGCCGGCGTGCTGTCCGCAGGCCACGCACGTGCACTGCTCGCCCTGGAGGGGGGAGCGGAGAAGCAGGAAGAGTTGGCCGCCCGCATCATCGCCGAGGGTATGTCGGTGCGCGCCACCGAGGAGGCCGTGACACTGGCCAACCGCGAAGGCAACACCGCGCCGCCGGCCCCGCGGCGTAAGCCGATCCAGATGCCGGGTCTTCAGGACGTTGCTGAAAAGCTCTCGTCAGCCTTCGATACCCGGGTCACCGTGAGTCTCGGCAAACGAAAAGGCAAGATTGTGGTCGAGTTCGGGTCGGTCGACGACCTACAACGCATTGTCGAAATTATGAGCGCCGAAGAGCACTGA
- a CDS encoding acetyltransferase translates to MTARITPLRLEGFEQLPKHARRCVFWEVDPSTVGDDHLTDPEFEKEAWLSMVMLEWGSCGQLAVTARTDVPEGEPGTQPAAGSDAGIDLAGPVDVAAFDAAESGMSGAGEDWTAPAVIDDPCLGFAFYAPPGAVPRARLFPTAPVSADAILLTAIGVEGGEDRQLVSQSLLAAVVNDLVRRGVRALEAFGYTSAVTELADGDKLPDELSAAVAVLGDCAVDECMLTSDFLEDVGFTVVAPHPYFPRLRLELDKGLGWKAEVEAALERLLENARLELPIGAGMSSVGVGAKTVVPQ, encoded by the coding sequence GTGACAGCACGAATAACACCGCTTCGGCTCGAGGGCTTCGAGCAGTTGCCCAAACATGCGCGGCGCTGTGTGTTCTGGGAAGTCGATCCGTCCACGGTCGGTGACGACCATCTGACCGACCCCGAATTCGAAAAAGAAGCCTGGCTCTCGATGGTGATGCTCGAGTGGGGCTCGTGCGGTCAACTCGCGGTCACAGCTCGTACCGACGTACCGGAAGGGGAGCCCGGTACTCAACCCGCCGCCGGCTCCGACGCCGGGATCGATCTGGCCGGTCCCGTTGATGTGGCCGCGTTCGATGCGGCTGAGTCGGGGATGTCAGGGGCCGGGGAGGACTGGACGGCCCCAGCCGTCATCGACGATCCATGCCTGGGCTTTGCGTTCTATGCGCCCCCGGGTGCAGTACCGCGAGCCCGACTGTTTCCGACCGCCCCGGTGAGCGCCGACGCGATCCTGTTGACCGCGATCGGTGTCGAGGGCGGCGAGGACCGCCAGTTGGTGTCGCAGAGTCTGTTGGCTGCGGTGGTCAACGATCTGGTGCGACGAGGCGTTCGGGCATTGGAGGCGTTCGGCTACACCTCGGCTGTCACCGAGCTGGCCGACGGCGACAAGCTGCCCGACGAGTTGTCCGCGGCGGTCGCGGTGCTGGGGGACTGCGCGGTCGATGAGTGCATGCTGACGTCGGATTTTCTCGAAGACGTCGGCTTCACGGTCGTGGCACCGCACCCCTACTTCCCACGGTTGCGCCTAGAGCTCGACAAGGGCCTCGGCTGGAAGGCCGAAGTCGAAGCCGCACTCGAGCGACTCTTGGAGAATGCTCGCCTCGAGCTTCCGATCGGTGCTGGGATGTCCAGCGTCGGCGTCGGGGCGAAAACCGTTGTCCCTCAGTAG
- a CDS encoding sugar O-acetyltransferase, translating to MGEQADRLARGEWYLDDEVLQQRRRDCWSRLDSFNGAAAGDDATRAQVLSDLLGELGTGAVVVPRFQCSYGANIRLGAHAFVNANSFFMDDAAIVIGADVRIGPGAQLMTALHPVDDHRRRREGWERAAPIVIGENTWLGASVTVGPGVSIGRNTVIGASSVVLRDLPDHVVAAGSPARVIRSTPPEVDAGPPLEQ from the coding sequence GTGGGAGAACAGGCCGATCGCCTTGCGCGTGGCGAGTGGTATCTGGATGATGAGGTTCTGCAACAACGACGTCGGGACTGCTGGTCTCGGCTCGATTCCTTCAACGGAGCCGCCGCCGGTGACGATGCCACTCGCGCGCAGGTCCTCTCAGATCTTCTCGGCGAGCTCGGCACCGGAGCGGTCGTCGTGCCGCGGTTTCAATGTAGCTATGGGGCGAACATCCGACTCGGAGCGCATGCGTTCGTCAATGCCAACTCATTCTTCATGGATGATGCGGCCATCGTGATTGGGGCGGACGTCAGGATTGGGCCTGGTGCGCAGTTGATGACGGCTTTGCACCCTGTCGATGATCATCGTCGGCGCCGTGAAGGGTGGGAGCGAGCCGCACCGATCGTCATCGGTGAAAACACATGGCTGGGTGCCTCGGTCACCGTAGGTCCTGGGGTCTCGATCGGCCGCAATACAGTCATCGGTGCGAGCAGCGTGGTGTTGCGTGATCTTCCTGATCACGTCGTTGCCGCGGGGTCACCAGCGAGGGTGATCCGCAGTACCCCACCCGAAGTGGATGCCGGCCCACCGCTCGAGCAGTGA
- a CDS encoding N-acetylmuramoyl-L-alanine amidase, producing the protein MSSLRRGDRGGAVTEIRAAFAALGLIENPDDDLSTGRHVALDAFDDELDVAVRAFQQHRGLLVDGIVGDATYRALREASYRLGARTLTHQFGAPMYGDDVATLQARLQDLGFYTGMVDGHFGLQTHNALSSYQREYGLYPDGICGPETLRSLYFLGSRVTGGSPHAIREEERVRISGPQLSGKHVIIDPGRGGSDHGMIMNGPDGPISEADILWDLASRLEGRMTAIGMETFISRPANRSPLDADRAATANRVGADLMISLRCESQRSPSANGVASFHFGNSHGSVSTIGRNLADFIQREVVARTGLRDCRSHGRTWDLLRLTRMPTVEVDIGYITNPHDRGLLLSTQTRDAIAEGILAAVKRMYLLGKNDRPTGTFTFAELLAHELSVEQQAGRGA; encoded by the coding sequence ATGTCGAGTCTGCGTCGCGGTGACCGTGGCGGAGCAGTCACCGAGATCCGGGCAGCCTTTGCCGCGTTGGGTTTGATCGAGAACCCCGACGACGACCTGAGCACCGGTAGACATGTTGCGCTCGACGCATTCGATGACGAGCTCGACGTCGCCGTCCGGGCATTTCAGCAGCACCGAGGCCTGTTGGTCGACGGAATCGTCGGAGACGCCACCTATCGCGCCCTGCGCGAGGCCTCATACCGGCTCGGTGCCCGCACTCTGACCCACCAGTTCGGTGCACCCATGTACGGCGACGACGTGGCGACCCTGCAGGCCCGCCTCCAGGACCTCGGTTTCTATACCGGCATGGTCGACGGGCATTTCGGCCTGCAGACCCACAACGCATTGTCTTCCTACCAGCGTGAGTACGGGCTGTACCCCGACGGTATCTGTGGACCGGAAACGTTGCGCTCGTTGTATTTCCTGGGTTCGCGGGTGACCGGTGGGTCACCGCACGCGATCCGGGAAGAGGAGCGGGTGCGAATCTCGGGTCCGCAGCTGTCAGGTAAGCACGTCATCATCGATCCGGGCCGCGGCGGATCTGATCACGGGATGATCATGAACGGGCCCGACGGGCCGATCAGCGAAGCAGACATCTTGTGGGACTTGGCAAGTCGGCTGGAAGGCCGGATGACGGCGATCGGCATGGAGACGTTCATCTCCCGGCCGGCAAACCGGAGCCCACTCGACGCCGACCGTGCCGCCACCGCTAATCGGGTCGGTGCAGATCTGATGATCAGCCTGCGCTGTGAGAGTCAGCGCTCCCCCTCCGCGAATGGCGTGGCCTCGTTCCACTTCGGGAATTCCCATGGTTCGGTGTCGACCATCGGCCGCAACCTCGCCGACTTCATTCAGCGGGAAGTGGTGGCGCGCACCGGATTACGTGACTGCCGGTCCCACGGTCGGACCTGGGATCTGCTCCGGCTGACCCGGATGCCCACCGTCGAGGTCGACATCGGCTACATCACCAATCCGCATGATCGCGGGCTGCTGCTGTCGACCCAGACACGTGATGCGATCGCCGAAGGCATCCTCGCAGCGGTCAAGCGTATGTATCTGTTGGGCAAGAATGACCGTCCGACTGGCACTTTCACCTTCGCCGAGCTGCTGGCTCACGAACTTTCGGTAGAGCAGCAGGCCGGCCGCGGCGCGTGA
- the trxA gene encoding thioredoxin → MSADSATVTVTDDSFSADVLTSSTPVLVDFWATWCGPCKMVAPVLEEIAGEKAGELRVAKLDVDANPATARDFQVVSIPTLILFKDGAPVKRIVGAKGKAALLRELADAL, encoded by the coding sequence ATGAGTGCGGACAGCGCAACAGTAACGGTCACCGACGATTCTTTCTCCGCCGACGTTCTGACCAGCAGCACACCGGTACTGGTGGATTTCTGGGCCACCTGGTGCGGGCCGTGCAAGATGGTGGCCCCGGTGCTCGAGGAAATCGCCGGTGAGAAGGCCGGCGAGCTGCGGGTCGCCAAGCTCGACGTGGACGCCAACCCGGCCACCGCGCGTGACTTCCAGGTGGTGTCCATCCCGACGCTGATCCTGTTCAAGGATGGCGCGCCGGTGAAGCGCATCGTCGGCGCCAAGGGCAAGGCCGCCCTGCTGCGAGAGCTTGCCGACGCACTCTGA
- the trxB gene encoding thioredoxin-disulfide reductase, with product MSSSATVHDVIIIGSGPAGYTAAIYAARAQLKPLVFEGTQFGGALMTTTEVENYPGFREGITGPELMDEMREQALRFGADLRMEDVDAVDLTGPVKSVTVDGETHQARSVILAMGAAARHLGVPGEEALTGMGVSTCATCDGFFFRDEDIIVVGGGDSAMEEATFLTRFARSVTLIHRRNEFRASKIMLERAQANEKITFLTNTEITQIEGDPKVTGVRLRDTVTGEESKLDVTGVFVAVGHDPRSELVRGQIDLDDEGYVQVVGRTTATTLDGVFAAGDLVDHTYRQAITAAGSGCSAAIDTERWLADND from the coding sequence ATGTCCTCCTCAGCGACGGTCCACGACGTCATCATCATCGGTTCCGGCCCCGCCGGTTACACCGCAGCCATCTACGCTGCCCGCGCCCAGCTCAAGCCGCTGGTGTTCGAGGGCACCCAGTTCGGCGGTGCGCTGATGACCACCACCGAGGTGGAGAACTACCCGGGGTTCCGCGAGGGCATCACCGGTCCCGAGCTGATGGACGAGATGCGTGAGCAGGCCCTGCGCTTCGGTGCGGATCTGCGCATGGAGGACGTCGACGCCGTCGACCTCACCGGCCCGGTGAAATCGGTCACCGTCGACGGCGAGACCCACCAGGCCCGGTCGGTGATCCTGGCCATGGGTGCCGCCGCGCGGCACCTCGGTGTACCCGGCGAGGAAGCCCTGACCGGCATGGGTGTGAGCACGTGCGCCACCTGCGACGGCTTCTTCTTCCGCGACGAGGACATCATCGTCGTCGGTGGCGGGGACTCCGCGATGGAAGAGGCGACGTTCCTCACCCGGTTCGCGCGCTCGGTCACCCTGATCCACCGTCGCAACGAGTTCCGCGCCTCCAAGATCATGCTGGAGCGGGCCCAGGCCAACGAGAAGATCACCTTCCTGACCAACACCGAGATCACCCAGATCGAGGGCGATCCGAAGGTCACCGGCGTGCGGCTGCGCGACACCGTCACCGGCGAGGAGTCCAAGCTGGATGTGACCGGTGTGTTCGTGGCGGTCGGTCACGATCCCCGATCGGAGCTGGTACGCGGCCAGATCGACCTCGACGACGAGGGCTACGTGCAGGTCGTCGGCCGTACCACTGCGACCACGCTCGACGGGGTGTTCGCCGCAGGCGACCTTGTCGACCACACCTACCGCCAGGCCATCACCGCCGCGGGCAGCGGCTGTTCGGCCGCCATCGACACCGAGCGTTGGCTCGCCGACAACGACTGA
- the sigM gene encoding RNA polymerase sigma factor SigM translates to MGRFGGTGKPVTATIRGRLEDGAATRSDAELLAAHVAGDRYAFEELVNRHHGQLRRLAFLTSHHHEDADDAVQDALLSAHRTAASFRHDSAVSSWLYRIVVNACLDRVRRSRHQHTASEHELDHLDHLHDPAGDPAPRVATTIVVERALMQLPLEQRAAVVAVDMQGYSVAETALLLGVAEGTVKSRCSRARHKLAGLLQYFETDERQHTPSAVGRSDSC, encoded by the coding sequence GTGGGAAGGTTCGGGGGAACCGGTAAGCCGGTCACAGCGACGATCCGGGGGCGCCTGGAAGATGGGGCTGCCACGCGTTCCGATGCCGAACTGCTGGCCGCCCACGTCGCCGGGGACCGTTACGCGTTCGAGGAACTCGTGAACCGGCACCACGGTCAGTTACGTCGATTGGCATTTCTCACCAGCCACCACCACGAGGACGCCGACGATGCCGTCCAGGACGCATTGTTGTCGGCACATCGCACCGCCGCATCGTTCCGCCACGACTCAGCGGTCAGCAGCTGGCTGTACCGCATCGTGGTCAATGCCTGCCTGGACCGGGTACGCCGGTCACGCCACCAGCACACCGCCTCCGAACACGAGCTCGACCACCTCGACCACCTTCACGACCCGGCCGGCGACCCAGCGCCACGAGTGGCGACCACGATCGTGGTGGAGCGGGCGCTCATGCAGTTGCCGCTGGAGCAGCGCGCCGCCGTGGTGGCCGTCGACATGCAGGGCTATTCGGTGGCCGAGACGGCGCTGCTCCTCGGGGTGGCGGAGGGCACAGTGAAGAGCCGGTGCTCCCGCGCCAGGCACAAGCTGGCCGGCCTGCTCCAGTACTTTGAAACCGATGAACGGCAGCACACCCCGAGTGCCGTCGGACGGTCCGATTCCTGCTGA